The Streptomyces sp. NBC_01353 genome contains a region encoding:
- a CDS encoding glycoside hydrolase family 3 N-terminal domain-containing protein, whose translation MTTLVRASDTLTRDALTVLQPGFVGTTAPDWLLRRIGEGLSSVGLFGRNIASPEQLALLTAQLRAERDDVLVAIDEEGGDVTRLEVRNGSSFPGNYALGSVDDVDLTRAVAEELGRRLAACGVDLNWAPSADVNSNADNPVIGVRSFGPGPELVARHTVAYVEGLQAVGVAACTKHFPGHGDTNVDSHHAMPRIDVDLDTLHARELVPFRAAIAAGTKAVMSAHILLSALDPDRPATLSPQILTGLLRKELGFDGLIVTDGMEMQAIASTYGIERGSVLAIAAGADAICVGGGLADEDTVLRLRDALVDAVRTGELPEERLADAAARVRALAAWTQAHRARGAVSGPGAAVQEGTAPGTEIGLVAARRAVRTTGERPYTPMTGAPYVAAFTPVANIAVGDETPWGVAAELERLLPGTETGAYDRPAVDAVLAAAGERRIVAVVRDAHRHPWMTEALDALLAARPDTVVVEMGLNEAEPRGALHIATHGAARVCGRAAAEAIAGL comes from the coding sequence ATGACCACACTCGTACGCGCCTCGGACACCCTGACCCGCGACGCGCTCACCGTCCTCCAGCCCGGCTTCGTCGGCACGACGGCGCCCGACTGGCTGCTCCGCAGGATCGGCGAGGGGCTCTCCTCCGTCGGCCTGTTCGGCCGGAACATCGCCTCCCCCGAGCAGCTCGCCCTGCTCACCGCACAGCTGCGGGCCGAGCGTGACGACGTCCTCGTCGCCATAGACGAGGAGGGCGGGGACGTCACCCGCCTGGAGGTGCGGAACGGCTCCTCCTTCCCCGGCAACTACGCCCTGGGCTCCGTCGACGACGTGGACCTCACCCGCGCCGTGGCCGAGGAGCTCGGCCGCCGGCTCGCCGCGTGCGGGGTCGACCTCAACTGGGCGCCCTCGGCCGACGTGAACTCCAACGCCGACAACCCGGTCATCGGCGTCCGGTCCTTCGGCCCCGGCCCCGAACTGGTCGCCCGGCACACCGTGGCGTACGTCGAAGGCCTCCAGGCCGTCGGCGTCGCCGCCTGCACCAAGCACTTCCCCGGGCATGGCGACACCAACGTGGACTCCCACCACGCGATGCCCCGGATCGATGTGGATCTGGACACACTGCACGCCCGTGAGCTGGTACCTTTCCGCGCCGCGATCGCGGCGGGTACCAAAGCGGTGATGAGCGCGCATATCCTGCTCTCCGCGCTCGACCCGGACCGTCCGGCGACCTTGAGCCCGCAGATCCTGACCGGTCTGCTGCGCAAGGAGCTGGGCTTCGACGGGCTGATCGTCACCGATGGCATGGAGATGCAGGCCATCGCGTCGACGTACGGCATCGAGCGTGGATCCGTCCTCGCGATCGCCGCGGGCGCCGACGCCATCTGCGTCGGCGGCGGGCTGGCCGACGAGGACACCGTACTGCGACTGCGCGACGCGCTGGTCGACGCGGTACGAACCGGTGAACTGCCCGAGGAGCGGCTGGCCGACGCCGCGGCGCGTGTACGCGCCCTGGCGGCCTGGACCCAGGCGCACCGGGCCAGGGGGGCTGTGTCGGGGCCGGGCGCGGCAGTGCAGGAGGGGACCGCGCCCGGCACCGAGATCGGGCTGGTCGCCGCCCGCCGGGCCGTGAGGACGACGGGGGAGCGGCCGTACACCCCGATGACCGGCGCTCCCTATGTCGCCGCCTTCACTCCGGTCGCCAACATCGCGGTCGGTGACGAGACGCCGTGGGGTGTCGCGGCGGAGCTGGAGCGGCTGCTGCCCGGCACCGAGACGGGCGCGTACGACCGGCCCGCGGTGGACGCGGTCCTCGCCGCCGCCGGGGAGCGACGGATCGTCGCGGTCGTACGGGACGCCCACCGGCACCCGTGGATGACCGAGGCCCTGGACGCCCTCCTCGCAGCCCGGCCGGACACGGTCGTGGTGGAGATGGGCCTGAACGAGGCGGAGCCCCGCGGCGCCCTCCACATCGCCACGCACGGCGCGGCACGGGTCTGCGGCCGGGCGGCGGCGGAGGCCATCGCCGGACTCTGA
- a CDS encoding carbohydrate ABC transporter permease translates to MTTTTAAPAVTRRRKSKLGWNLIGLFVVATVGFPVYWMLNTAFKPAKDAIDPDPHFFPSTFTLENFKRALEIADFWGPVGRSLIVSSAVVLIGIVVGMLAALAISRFAFRGRKIVIVGILAVQMVPLVAMIIPVFLMLNDLGQYDRLTGLIITYLTFILPFTVWTLRGFIVNIPKELEEAAQVDGCTRTGAFIRVVFPLLAPGMVATSVYGFIQAWNEYLYALMLMSQQNQTATVWLSNFITKNGTEYAPMMAGSTMMAVPIVILFLLVQRKMAAGLTAGAVKG, encoded by the coding sequence GTGACCACGACCACCGCGGCCCCCGCCGTCACCCGCCGCCGCAAGTCCAAGCTCGGCTGGAACCTCATCGGGCTCTTCGTCGTCGCGACGGTCGGCTTCCCGGTCTACTGGATGCTGAACACGGCGTTCAAGCCGGCCAAGGACGCCATCGACCCCGACCCGCACTTCTTCCCCTCGACCTTCACGCTCGAGAACTTCAAGCGCGCGCTGGAGATCGCGGACTTCTGGGGACCCGTCGGACGCAGCCTGATCGTCTCCTCCGCCGTCGTCCTGATCGGCATCGTCGTCGGCATGCTGGCCGCCCTCGCCATCTCCCGGTTCGCCTTCCGCGGCCGCAAGATCGTGATCGTCGGCATCCTGGCGGTCCAGATGGTCCCGCTGGTCGCGATGATCATCCCGGTCTTCCTCATGCTCAACGACCTCGGCCAGTACGACAGGCTCACCGGCCTGATCATCACCTACCTGACCTTCATCCTCCCCTTCACGGTGTGGACGCTGCGCGGATTCATCGTCAACATCCCCAAGGAGCTGGAGGAGGCGGCCCAGGTCGACGGCTGCACCCGCACCGGCGCCTTCATCCGGGTCGTCTTCCCGCTGCTCGCCCCGGGCATGGTCGCCACTTCCGTCTACGGCTTCATCCAGGCGTGGAACGAGTACCTGTACGCGCTGATGCTGATGAGCCAGCAGAACCAGACGGCCACCGTCTGGCTCTCCAACTTCATCACGAAGAACGGCACGGAGTACGCCCCGATGATGGCGGGCTCCACCATGATGGCCGTCCCCATCGTGATCCTCTTCCTCCTCGTCCAGCGCAAGATGGCCGCCGGCCTGACGGCCGGCGCGGTGAAGGGATAA
- a CDS encoding TetR/AcrR family transcriptional regulator, with product MTTKQRGRPRSFDRLTALEQATMAFWEHGYETTSVSDLTRAMGISAPSLYAAFGDKKALFEEVVQAYAVSYGAYGGLAFEEESTARGAFGRMLVEAADVFTDPSHPRGCLMISAAINCSTPEVEQALRERRNSNLASFEARIRQGVDAGELPADTDACALARLYGAVIQGMSQQSRDGATRAELEAVAEAAMLAWPAPAPAQN from the coding sequence ATGACGACCAAGCAGCGCGGCCGACCCCGCTCCTTCGACCGCCTCACGGCGCTGGAGCAGGCCACGATGGCGTTCTGGGAGCACGGGTACGAGACCACCTCCGTCTCCGACCTCACCCGCGCCATGGGCATCAGCGCGCCCAGCCTCTACGCGGCCTTCGGCGACAAGAAGGCCCTGTTCGAGGAGGTCGTGCAGGCGTACGCCGTCAGTTACGGCGCGTACGGCGGCCTGGCGTTCGAGGAGGAGTCGACGGCGCGCGGGGCGTTCGGCCGGATGCTCGTGGAGGCGGCGGACGTCTTCACCGACCCGTCCCATCCGCGCGGCTGCCTGATGATCTCCGCGGCGATCAACTGCTCGACCCCGGAGGTCGAGCAGGCCCTGCGCGAGCGGCGCAACAGCAATCTGGCGTCCTTCGAGGCCCGGATCCGGCAGGGCGTCGACGCGGGCGAGCTCCCGGCGGACACCGACGCGTGCGCGCTCGCCCGGCTGTACGGAGCGGTCATCCAGGGCATGTCCCAGCAGTCCAGGGACGGTGCGACCAGGGCGGAGCTGGAGGCGGTGGCGGAGGCGGCGATGCTGGCGTGGCCGGCGCCGGCGCCGGCGCAGAACTGA
- a CDS encoding extracellular solute-binding protein — MKRKLIAAIGVAGIMVGIAACGSDKSGDNAGGDAKELTVWLTVDAQNNWPDLVKAADDAVTKKHPGIKIKHEYYGWPDKNTKLDAVLATDKAPDVVEMGNSEMISYMAKGAFAEVDASKFENSDKWLDALKDSVTYNGKTYGVPYYAGGRVGTWRKDIAAEVGVKAAPKTWAELTAALDAIQKKKGDKFSAWYQPSPDWYAAMSFVFEAGGSIAKQDGETWKSNLSSAESLKGLNEYKTILDKYMHGDKTKDEADRPVVFGQGNAAAMFAAGWEGATAADPKSDKVGGLADKLENFVMPGPSGKNLPVFLGGSDLAIPVKSKAQGVAAEWINAFTGAEGQKGLVAKGNLPNNKADLAPLKNDPATTVAATAAESSWFVPTAPGWGQVEKAQILKTMLIDIANGKKSVEAAAKDADAAIDKVINTK; from the coding sequence GTGAAGCGCAAGCTCATCGCGGCGATCGGCGTCGCGGGCATCATGGTCGGTATCGCGGCGTGCGGTTCGGACAAGAGCGGGGACAACGCCGGCGGAGACGCCAAGGAGCTCACCGTCTGGCTGACGGTCGACGCCCAGAACAACTGGCCCGACCTGGTGAAGGCCGCCGACGACGCGGTCACCAAGAAGCACCCGGGCATCAAGATCAAGCACGAGTACTACGGCTGGCCGGACAAGAACACCAAGCTCGACGCGGTGCTCGCCACGGACAAGGCCCCGGACGTTGTCGAGATGGGCAACTCCGAGATGATCAGCTACATGGCCAAGGGCGCCTTCGCCGAGGTCGACGCGTCGAAGTTCGAGAACTCGGACAAGTGGCTCGACGCCCTCAAGGACTCGGTCACCTACAACGGCAAGACCTACGGTGTCCCGTACTACGCCGGTGGCCGCGTGGGCACCTGGCGCAAGGACATCGCCGCCGAGGTCGGCGTCAAGGCCGCCCCGAAGACCTGGGCCGAGCTGACCGCCGCGCTCGACGCCATCCAGAAGAAGAAGGGCGACAAGTTCAGCGCCTGGTACCAGCCGTCGCCCGACTGGTACGCCGCGATGTCCTTCGTCTTCGAGGCCGGCGGCTCCATCGCCAAGCAGGACGGCGAGACCTGGAAGTCGAACCTGTCCTCGGCGGAGTCCCTCAAGGGCCTCAACGAGTACAAGACCATCCTCGACAAGTACATGCACGGCGACAAGACCAAGGACGAGGCCGACCGCCCGGTCGTCTTCGGCCAGGGCAACGCCGCCGCGATGTTCGCCGCCGGCTGGGAGGGCGCCACCGCGGCCGACCCGAAGAGCGACAAGGTCGGCGGGCTGGCGGACAAGCTCGAGAACTTCGTGATGCCCGGCCCGTCCGGCAAGAACCTCCCGGTCTTCCTCGGCGGCTCCGACCTGGCCATCCCGGTCAAGTCCAAGGCGCAGGGCGTCGCGGCCGAGTGGATCAACGCCTTCACCGGCGCCGAGGGCCAGAAGGGCCTCGTCGCCAAGGGCAACCTGCCCAACAACAAGGCGGACCTCGCCCCGCTGAAGAACGACCCGGCCACCACGGTCGCCGCCACGGCCGCCGAGTCCAGCTGGTTCGTCCCGACCGCTCCGGGCTGGGGTCAGGTCGAGAAGGCCCAGATCCTCAAGACGATGCTGATCGACATCGCGAACGGCAAGAAGTCGGTCGAGGCCGCCGCCAAGGACGCGGACGCCGCGATCGACAAGGTCATCAACACCAAGTGA
- a CDS encoding sugar ABC transporter permease: MSAADTTTAKVPPVRQSPPSGPGAGAPKPGKKPTNGGGGVPWLLLAPCLLVLLLVLGYPLVRLVTLSFQHFGQPQLWGFQEAESAGFSNFAKILADSEFWTVVLRTVIFTVGAVVLTMVLGMMIALLLQKVSGWVKALINIALVASWGMPIIVATAIFKWLFDADYGVLNWLLSRLPGVDMIGHNWFASGPQGLAVIMLLVVWGAVPFVVITLSAGLTQVPKELEEAARLDGAGAWGVFRFVTLPILKPIIVMLTTLSVIWDMGVFPQVYVMRNGHPEAEFQLLTTYSFDKAFVVNDYGTGSAIALVTVVLLLGVVAVYMRQMLKIGEVE, translated from the coding sequence ATGAGTGCCGCAGACACAACCACCGCGAAGGTGCCGCCGGTGCGGCAATCGCCACCATCCGGCCCCGGGGCCGGTGCCCCGAAGCCGGGGAAGAAGCCCACCAACGGCGGAGGCGGAGTCCCCTGGCTCCTGCTCGCGCCATGCCTGCTCGTCCTGCTCCTGGTGCTCGGCTATCCGCTCGTGCGCCTGGTCACCCTCTCCTTCCAGCACTTCGGACAGCCGCAGCTCTGGGGCTTCCAGGAGGCGGAGTCGGCCGGCTTCTCCAACTTCGCCAAGATCCTCGCCGACAGCGAGTTCTGGACCGTCGTCCTGCGCACCGTGATCTTCACGGTCGGCGCGGTCGTCCTCACCATGGTCCTCGGCATGATGATCGCGCTGCTGCTGCAGAAGGTCTCCGGCTGGGTCAAGGCCCTCATCAACATCGCGCTCGTGGCGAGCTGGGGCATGCCCATCATCGTCGCCACCGCCATCTTCAAGTGGCTCTTCGACGCCGACTACGGCGTGCTCAATTGGCTGCTGAGCAGGCTGCCGGGCGTCGACATGATCGGCCACAACTGGTTCGCCAGCGGGCCGCAGGGCCTCGCCGTGATCATGCTGCTCGTCGTCTGGGGCGCCGTGCCCTTCGTCGTCATCACCCTGAGCGCCGGCCTCACCCAGGTCCCCAAGGAGCTCGAAGAGGCCGCCCGCCTCGACGGCGCCGGAGCCTGGGGCGTCTTCCGCTTCGTCACCCTGCCCATCCTCAAGCCGATCATCGTCATGCTGACGACCCTCTCGGTGATCTGGGACATGGGTGTCTTCCCGCAGGTCTACGTGATGCGCAACGGCCACCCCGAGGCCGAGTTCCAGCTGCTCACCACGTACTCGTTCGACAAGGCGTTCGTCGTCAACGACTACGGCACCGGCTCCGCGATCGCGCTCGTCACGGTCGTCCTGCTGCTCGGAGTGGTCGCCGTGTACATGCGTCAGATGCTCAAGATCGGAGAGGTGGAGTGA
- a CDS encoding PAS domain-containing sensor histidine kinase, which translates to MNDLVRQHTALSESDLEWLHLLVSEWQLLSDLSFADLVLWVPTLDGTRYVSVAQMRPNTGPTSYQDDMVGHLVPRGRRPLLDAALDEGRIVREGDPEWREEVPVRVESIPVRREGRVLGVIARNTNLLTVRTPSRLELTYLQSASDLAQMIAAGSFPFPGEAVDMDASPRAGDGLIRLDADGIVQYASPNALSAYHRLGLAADLVGQHLGQITAELAPSRGPVDEALVKLASGYAPREAEVEGNGGVIQLRAIPLKPKGTRIGSLVLLRDVTELRRRERELITKDATIREIHHRVKNNLQTVAALLRLQARRMDSDRGREALNEAVRRVGSIAIVHETLSQNLDERVEFDEIADRVIAMVAEISPGKVTCRRNGRFGILDAEVATPLSMVLTEVLQNALEHAFAPGEQGTVEVTAVRGEPRADARLLITVRDDGRGLPEGFDPQRAGNLGLQIVRTLVEGELGGTFDMQPGAERGTKVVLDIPVQPQK; encoded by the coding sequence ATGAACGACCTCGTCCGCCAGCACACCGCTCTGAGTGAGTCCGACCTCGAGTGGCTCCACCTGCTGGTCTCGGAGTGGCAGCTGCTCTCCGACCTCTCCTTCGCGGACCTCGTGCTCTGGGTTCCCACCCTCGACGGCACGCGGTACGTCTCCGTCGCCCAGATGCGGCCCAACACCGGCCCCACCTCCTACCAGGACGACATGGTCGGCCACCTCGTCCCGCGCGGCCGCCGCCCGCTCCTCGACGCCGCCCTCGACGAGGGCCGGATCGTGCGCGAGGGCGACCCCGAGTGGCGCGAGGAGGTCCCGGTACGGGTCGAGTCCATCCCCGTACGCCGCGAGGGCCGCGTCCTCGGCGTCATCGCCCGCAACACCAATCTGCTCACCGTGCGGACCCCGTCCCGGCTGGAGCTCACCTACCTCCAGTCCGCCTCGGACCTGGCCCAGATGATCGCCGCCGGCAGCTTCCCCTTCCCCGGCGAAGCGGTCGACATGGACGCCTCGCCGCGCGCCGGCGACGGCCTGATCCGGCTCGACGCCGACGGCATCGTCCAGTACGCCTCGCCCAACGCCCTCTCCGCGTACCACCGGCTCGGCCTCGCCGCCGACCTCGTCGGTCAGCACCTCGGCCAGATCACCGCCGAACTCGCCCCGTCCCGCGGCCCCGTCGACGAGGCCCTGGTCAAACTGGCCTCCGGCTACGCCCCCCGCGAGGCCGAGGTCGAGGGCAACGGCGGTGTGATCCAGCTGCGGGCGATCCCGCTCAAGCCCAAGGGCACCCGCATCGGTTCGCTCGTACTGCTGCGGGACGTCACCGAACTGCGTCGCCGCGAGCGCGAGTTGATCACCAAGGACGCGACCATCCGGGAGATCCACCACCGGGTGAAGAACAACCTCCAGACGGTGGCCGCGCTGCTGCGCCTCCAGGCGCGCCGGATGGACTCCGACCGCGGACGCGAGGCTCTCAACGAGGCCGTGCGCAGGGTCGGTTCGATCGCCATCGTGCACGAGACGCTCTCCCAGAACCTGGACGAGCGGGTGGAGTTCGACGAGATCGCCGACCGGGTGATCGCGATGGTGGCCGAAATCTCGCCGGGCAAGGTGACCTGCCGGCGTAACGGCCGCTTCGGCATCCTCGACGCCGAGGTGGCCACCCCGCTGTCCATGGTCCTCACCGAAGTGCTGCAGAACGCCCTGGAGCACGCCTTCGCGCCGGGGGAGCAGGGCACGGTCGAGGTCACGGCCGTCCGCGGCGAACCCCGCGCCGACGCCCGACTGCTGATCACCGTCCGGGACGACGGCCGCGGTCTGCCCGAGGGCTTCGACCCGCAGCGCGCCGGCAACCTCGGTCTGCAGATCGTGCGGACCCTGGTCGAGGGGGAGTTGGGCGGCACGTTCGACATGCAGCCGGGTGCGGAGCGCGGGACCAAGGTCGTGCTCGACATCCCCGTACAGCCGCAGAAGTAG
- a CDS encoding SDR family oxidoreductase has protein sequence MGALKGKTALVTGGSRGIGRGIAERLGRDGARVAVHYGANEAAAKETVAAIEAAGGEAFAIGQELGLPGDAEALWERFDAHADGLDILVNNAGIGASRPFTTIDEAEYDRLFAVNTKAPFFLAQRGAERLRDGGRVINISTGLSHAAMMPELIAYAMSKSALDTFTRYLSKVLGARDITVNAVAPGIVDTDVNADWLRGNEEAWAGAAALSALGKVGTPADIADVVAFLASHDGRWVTGQWIDATGGSIA, from the coding sequence ATGGGTGCGCTCAAGGGGAAGACGGCACTGGTCACGGGCGGCAGCCGGGGCATCGGGCGGGGTATCGCGGAGCGGCTCGGCCGGGACGGCGCGCGGGTGGCAGTGCACTACGGGGCCAACGAGGCGGCGGCGAAGGAGACGGTCGCGGCGATCGAGGCAGCCGGCGGCGAGGCGTTCGCGATCGGCCAGGAGCTGGGGCTGCCGGGGGACGCGGAGGCGCTGTGGGAGCGGTTCGACGCCCACGCGGACGGGCTCGACATCCTGGTCAACAATGCGGGGATCGGGGCCTCGCGGCCGTTCACGACGATCGACGAGGCGGAGTACGACCGGCTCTTCGCGGTGAACACGAAGGCCCCGTTCTTCCTGGCGCAGCGGGGTGCCGAGCGGCTGCGTGACGGAGGCCGGGTCATCAACATCTCCACCGGGCTGAGCCACGCCGCGATGATGCCGGAACTGATCGCGTACGCGATGTCCAAGAGCGCCCTGGACACCTTCACCCGCTATCTCTCCAAGGTGCTGGGCGCGCGGGACATCACGGTGAACGCGGTGGCGCCGGGGATCGTGGACACGGACGTCAACGCGGACTGGCTGCGGGGGAACGAAGAGGCGTGGGCGGGCGCGGCGGCGCTGTCGGCGCTCGGGAAGGTCGGCACACCCGCGGACATAGCCGACGTGGTGGCCTTCCTGGCCTCGCACGACGGGCGCTGGGTGACGGGTCAGTGGATCGACGCCACGGGAGGGTCGATCGCCTGA
- a CDS encoding GntR family transcriptional regulator: protein MATDAGSTEKDSGVTTRTARVPKYYRLKRHLLDMTETLPPGTPVPPERTLAAEFDTSRTTVRQALQELVVEGRLERIQGKGTFVAKPKVSQALQLTSYTEDMRAQGLEPTSQLLDIGYVTADDTLAGLLDISPGGRVLRIERLRLASGEPMAIETTHLSAKRFPALRRSLVKYTSLYTALAEVYDVHLAEAEETIETSLATPREAGLLGTDVGLPMLMLSRHSLDAQGEPVEWVRSVYRGDRYKFVARLQRPNG from the coding sequence ATGGCCACGGACGCGGGCAGTACGGAGAAAGACAGCGGGGTCACCACCCGCACCGCGCGCGTACCCAAGTACTACCGACTGAAGCGGCATTTGCTCGACATGACGGAGACCCTGCCGCCCGGCACACCGGTCCCGCCGGAGCGCACCCTCGCCGCCGAGTTCGACACCTCGCGCACCACCGTGCGCCAGGCCCTGCAGGAGCTGGTCGTCGAGGGTCGGCTGGAACGCATCCAGGGCAAGGGCACCTTCGTGGCCAAGCCCAAGGTCTCGCAGGCGCTCCAGCTCACCTCGTACACCGAGGACATGCGCGCCCAGGGCCTGGAGCCCACCTCGCAGCTGCTCGACATCGGGTACGTCACCGCCGACGACACCCTCGCCGGGCTGCTCGACATCTCGCCCGGCGGGCGCGTGCTGCGGATCGAGCGGCTGCGCCTCGCGAGCGGCGAACCGATGGCGATCGAGACCACGCACCTGTCGGCCAAGCGCTTCCCGGCGCTGCGGCGTTCGCTGGTGAAGTACACCTCGCTCTACACGGCGCTCGCCGAGGTGTACGACGTCCATCTGGCCGAGGCCGAGGAGACCATCGAGACCTCCCTCGCCACCCCGCGCGAAGCCGGCCTGCTCGGTACGGACGTCGGCCTGCCGATGCTGATGCTCTCCCGCCACTCGCTGGACGCGCAGGGCGAGCCGGTCGAGTGGGTACGGTCGGTCTACCGCGGCGACCGGTACAAGTTCGTGGCCAGGCTCCAGCGACCCAACGGCTGA
- a CDS encoding WhiB family transcriptional regulator, with amino-acid sequence MDWRHNAVCREEDPELFFPIGNTGPALLQIEEAKAVCRRCPVMEQCLQWALESGQDSGVWGGLSEDERRAMKRRAARNRARNASA; translated from the coding sequence ATGGACTGGCGTCACAACGCCGTTTGTCGTGAGGAAGACCCCGAGCTGTTCTTCCCCATCGGCAACACCGGTCCTGCGCTGCTGCAGATCGAGGAAGCCAAGGCCGTCTGCCGCCGCTGCCCCGTCATGGAGCAGTGCCTGCAGTGGGCGCTCGAGTCCGGCCAGGACTCCGGCGTCTGGGGTGGCCTCAGCGAGGACGAGCGCCGCGCAATGAAGCGCCGTGCCGCTCGCAACCGGGCGCGCAACGCCAGCGCCTGA
- the nagB gene encoding glucosamine-6-phosphate deaminase, whose protein sequence is MEVVIVPDATAGGELIADGIAGLLRRKPDALLGVATGSTPLPIYEALIAQVKAGSVDASRARIAQLDEYVGLPTGHPESYRSTVLRQVVEPLGLSQEAFMGPDGAAEDVQAACEAYDQALRDAGGVDLQILGIGTDGHIGFNEPCSSLASRTRIKTLTEQTRVDNARFFDNDIEQVPHHVITQGIGTILEARHLVLLATGEGKADAVAQTVEGPVAALVPASALQLHPHATVVVDEAAASKLKLADYFRHTFANKPSWQGI, encoded by the coding sequence GTGGAAGTTGTCATCGTCCCGGACGCCACGGCAGGCGGAGAGCTCATCGCGGACGGCATCGCCGGCCTTCTGCGTCGCAAGCCCGACGCCCTGCTCGGCGTTGCCACGGGTTCGACTCCGCTGCCCATCTACGAGGCCTTGATCGCCCAGGTCAAGGCCGGTTCCGTGGACGCCTCGCGCGCCCGGATCGCTCAGCTGGACGAGTACGTCGGACTGCCCACCGGGCACCCGGAGTCGTACCGCTCCACCGTGCTGCGCCAGGTCGTGGAGCCGCTCGGGCTCTCCCAGGAGGCCTTCATGGGGCCCGACGGTGCGGCGGAGGACGTCCAGGCGGCCTGCGAGGCCTACGACCAGGCGCTGCGCGACGCCGGCGGTGTGGACCTGCAGATCCTCGGCATCGGGACCGACGGGCACATCGGCTTCAACGAGCCGTGCTCCTCGCTCGCCTCACGGACGCGGATCAAGACGCTCACCGAGCAGACCCGGGTCGACAACGCGCGCTTCTTCGACAACGACATCGAGCAGGTGCCGCACCACGTCATCACCCAGGGCATCGGCACCATCCTGGAGGCCCGCCACCTGGTCCTCCTGGCCACCGGCGAGGGCAAGGCCGACGCCGTGGCCCAGACCGTCGAGGGCCCGGTCGCCGCGCTCGTACCGGCCTCGGCGCTGCAGCTGCACCCGCACGCCACGGTCGTCGTGGACGAGGCCGCCGCGTCCAAGCTGAAGCTCGCGGACTACTTCCGCCACACCTTCGCCAACAAGCCCTCCTGGCAGGGCATCTAG
- a CDS encoding DUF3311 domain-containing protein translates to MSEVTQGKQPVVTPVRVVVALCLIAPFVAMLWVSSYAKVEPTFAGIPFFYWYQMAWVVISTALTMIAYKLWQRDQRARKEGASK, encoded by the coding sequence ATGTCTGAAGTGACACAAGGGAAACAACCGGTCGTCACACCGGTCCGTGTGGTGGTCGCGCTCTGTCTGATCGCGCCATTCGTGGCGATGCTCTGGGTGAGCTCGTACGCGAAGGTCGAACCGACCTTCGCCGGCATCCCGTTCTTCTACTGGTACCAGATGGCCTGGGTCGTCATCTCGACCGCGCTGACCATGATCGCTTACAAGCTGTGGCAGCGTGACCAGCGCGCCCGCAAGGAAGGTGCGTCGAAGTGA